TAAGTGAAATTGGAATAAAAGATGGAgacatattaatatttaaggACTTAGGTAAGCTATTACATATAATCACATAgtataacaatatatataatgtctTTTGTGCGTGTACTCTCTTTTTCTAATGCTAAAGAGGAACAATATACACTTTTGAATattcaatattttatttttgtaggTGTACAAATATCATGGCGATTAGTTTATGTTATAGAATATTTAGGGccaattttgatttttccgtttttttatttttgtgataaatatatttattcccatagtgcaaaaaataagcatataaTCCAAATGTAAGTTTCAagaaatacaaattaaaaaaaaaaaaaaatcacaaTACGATATTTGTTATAAGAATATTTCAATCATAATTATCAGTTCCTTTTTTGTTAtctcattattatatatttttgtttatccTTTTTACTGTTTAAATGGAATGCAGATTATCCTTATGGTTTTTgctatttcattttttgaaaagaGAATTTGAATCCCTATTTGTCCACAGATTTAGCAATGCAACTATGCCAATAATGAGGGTTCCAATAAATTGTGGGCATTACtggtaaaatatatatgatttagttatttatttatgttactattttttattatatcacCACATTGGCTGTTTCCttataatgtttttaattcGCATCTTGTTATGcttcatatttattcaaaaatttattattttatttgttttttaggATATTATGCGGTGTAAATATTgggtattatttatttcaccCGAAATACAAGCCGTACAATTTGGGCTCCAAACCACATTTAgtctattatattttttttgtgttacTAGTAATAATTTCGTTAtatcatcatatatatgaatattattcaatttgtgtttattattatgctccccattattttgttattacctaatgcatatatataactagGGTCTTCAaggatataataaaaaataccctattatataattccatgaataattattcatattttgtttgcaCTTTTCTCAGGTTTTAgagtttttaaatttgaaatgtcatttaatattaaaaaatttaagacCAAGAggtaagaaatatattatacataattttagaaacagaataaaaaaaaaatgaatgatGTGCTACTTTGTGAACACATCTATACAGAATAGCGCATGAGacaatattaatttatttcgttataaatatatgttttattattttttttaaaggcACGAAAACCAGGGGGATACCATATGGATATGGATTTAATTACATATCTTGtgcaaattatttttatgaatcgCTAATAtggattatattttcacttATAACAAATACACTAACAGGTGAGAAATCAAacaattgttttttaatcaatatatatatggggAATAATAAGTTAATAAATTCTTCATACCCATTGTTGAAGCGTTCAATTATTACTTATATTAAagaaagaatatatatacatatttgtaCGCTATTTCTTTCTCTTCTCTTTTAAGGTTACATTTTTTGCTGTGTTGCAATAACACAAATGGCAATTTGGGCATTAAAGAAGCACAATAGTTACAAAAAGGAGTTTCCACATTATCCAAagtaatttataaaaataattttgtataataaattagcTTAATCTATAGTTTCATAAAttcattaataaatatatatgcagtattatatatatcgtctatatatattttttttttacgcAGAAATAGAAAGGCAATATTCCCATTTGTTTTGTGAGTATTATatcttattaatttatgttAGCATGATAGAATTGGGTATACTACTATATAAAAACggtttaaaattttttgtaaacaAATGATactttatcattattattaattaagtGTGCTTCAATGATAGCATTAATGGCATACTTGGAAACTCATCCcgaaaaaaagacaaaagtaaagaaatattagtaataaaaaaacattagaGATTCCAgaataatatgatatatttaataataaatgtgaaagattaagtaaaaataaaaattgaattttttttaagttttatttttgtttttatggcacatgtatatgtatgtatttacttgtatatatgtactttcgtaattctctttttttatttttttttattaatctttaaacttttttctttttaaattcaaataaaattaattatttcaaataaaaaacatacgaaaaaaataaaataattaaaaaaaaatatatacgctatatatataatacaacaATGTTGTATGTAATTGAAAACATAACAAGCCCATgtacaaataaaacaattatccctaatatttaataggagataaaaatatttttattttaataaaattataatattcgaATGACccaatataacaaaaaaaaattttaattataccAAACCCTTTCCTTTTTATCTACATGCGCATTTTAATTCAAATGTATACATATGGTGTTGTATAATTTGATGTcttattcatttatattcctAGCTTAGTTAAGACTCTATCCACCAATTttcttaaatttttcatatatttcgtTCACCAATAAAGATTTATaactatttaaaattgCATTTGATATATCCTTTTGTTCCTTTGCATTTGTATTGTCCACAACTGGTATGCATGTGctaatatatgataaaggaatgtataactttttatatgtacagCTTTTTGTTGTGTGTGTTGCATTTATTAAGATTACTCCCttcaatttattattagtgggatatatttttaattctacTATTTCCCCTTGAAATGCgtcaaaattatttgttctTATTTCAacaactttatttttattacacaaaaaaacaaaaaatatatagctaTAGTTGCTACTTTTGCTTGgtgcattatttattttactattttttttcaatctttctttttcctttttttcatacTTTAATATTAGTTTGGGGATTTTTCCGCTCATACTTTAgtgttattttatttatgagaaaaaatatattctttttgtttttatcgccaacttcttttattatcttttgAACTATCTTGGGCCAGTGTTGTAAATtccatgtatatatatggtctttatatttttttttttcattaattatatttcaaaaaagtatataaaattgtatccacatataattattatatatacgtaTGTACAATAATGCCacccatttttattttaaaatagctACTAAAACATTTTCTATATCCTTCATATcctttaatataaaataccTTATCTTATCTTTATATTACATACGCCTAAatatgattttattttgtaccattttttaacaatttaaaaaaaattattcttaTTATACCATGCCCTATAcgtaattttattttattattttcattcatatatttttctactttattttgtttatattgaaaaattttCTGCGTATATTAAAAGCGCATACATGTAATATTTAGCACAggctattttatttatataaaaaataaataaaagtaatacgtatataacaataaatatgccatataaatattcgcAATTATcagatttttattttgataaattttaGTCGCCATTCTTgcttttaattaatttttatatttactaaAATTGGATTAATCaaattcaattttttttcaaataacaAATCGtgattatatacataactttaccattatatatttgttgaAAATGgtgcaaaatataaaggtTAAAAtagcgaaaaaaaaaataacagaaaggaaaaataaatccaaAAGGcccaaaaaaattaaggaAAGAGTCATTGTAAAAAGTTTAAGAAAGGTAATAATTGAATTGGTTTTTCTATATCTATTTTAGCTTTATaacttataataatatgcatatatatagctaCAACAAATTTCCATGGACATGTATTAATAGACGTagtttatgtttatttgtttgcatatgaatgtatattaactctatataatataatttttcattcgtttttttctaaaCCTGTCATAATTCAACTTCATTAGAagtatttcattttataatttttttttcgtattatagaaaaacaaattagttgaaattaaaaaaattgaagaaaCTGCGAAAAAGTTGTGTGCTTCATCATATAACAAGCTCAAGTTCTTGAATATGAAAGAAgggaaaaaacaaaacgaTGAGCCAGTGGATATATCGTCATGATGCTtatgtaattatatatagtatgaagagaaaaggaaaatattgGATATGGATTGAACAAAAAGCGCAAAGTTTTGGGGGGTAAATTAAATCATGATGTTATTAGGCTCAGCATAATAGTAgccatatttaaattatgcCCAAATAATATGTGATTATAGTCTTAACCTTAAATATAGCTAAGATAGAACATTGCATTTAAAACGAAACTAGCCAAAActttacaaataaataagtatatacatatcAGTGCATGTATATGGgcgttttatttattattatttttttttgtttttttattttttgataattggTGTCTATTGTGGATACCGTGCAAAACATTTGAAACTTCCTCGTAATCACTAGATCGGCCACTATTGTCACTAGTATCATCActattatcataattttttttcttatgaatatttctttttttcctGATGTTTTtgttatgcatatttttttccaaattgTGTTCGATCATTTGGTTTTGAGACAACTCTAAAAAGTTTATGTCAATATTAatgttactatttttattgaagatatcattattattatgaacaGAATGGATAACGTCAATATAGACAAAATGTTGTATATCactaaatatttcatttcgGATATGGGCTTCGAATATTAATTCTTCCAATGAATCTTTATAAtcaatacataaataaattattaaattatttatatatttaaaaaaaaatgatttagtTTTAAGCATAATTGCACGCAAAGACAATAATATAGGaagtgtatttttttttaatatatttttcataagaTCATTTAATACTTTAACACTACTttctacattttttatttttatatttttatttttttcttctaatTTTGCAAAatcctttttaatttttattttcatcaatcGGGAACTTAATATGAGTAAAACATCTTTTAGTACAGACCCTTCATTCCCTTCGTCATTTAATGGaatgatattattatgtttagCTCGGGTGTTAATTCCATCATCACCTTTCTTTTCCTTTGCATGCTCAtcagaaaaataataattatcataatCATAAACATATTGAATTAGATATTCATTTATCAACTTTTGCTGAAAGGAAAACTTTTCACTATTGGTTAAATTTTCTAttaataaacaatatattttatatctatCTTCAgagttttttatttcaaaatgaTTTCCAATGTGTGCTAAATGCTTGCTTAGTTTAATAGAAtagaaattatttaatacaaatataaaatcgatcatataatttattaaattacttttgttatatattaatactaTATGCTTAAAAACAGATAACGACTGTTTTCTTATTATCTCATTTTTATCAgccaataaatataaaaagccaaaaaaaaattgattattaaattttacatAATCTTCTGAAATTAATTTCgataacatataaaaagacaaataccgaataaaagaattttcgtgtttaaaaaaacgtaCTAGATTGAATACAAATTTGTTGCACGAACTtccaaaattttttatcatgtAATAAGTCAggataattaaattattcagTATATTCATGGATGTAttcgaattttttaaatctcTTTCTaatattaagaaaaaatcatttttattcatcACGTCTTTATCTATTATCAACATACATTGAGCCATGTATATACAATTCTTTAccattataatattttcatcgaGGCGGCTTAAAGTGCCAGAATCTTCACCGCCTATAGTTGTTTCACTGTTGCCTGATGATTTATCCTTACATATGTTTTCATAAACTATTTTCAACTTTTCAGATGCCATAGTTAAAAATTCGGTGTCTTGCTTTTTATAATGAttgattaaaaatataaaagtaaCTAAGATGTTACAAAAAACGTTATTATATGGAATTATTTCGATtttttcgaaaaaaaagtgaatCTTATCTTTTAGCTTATCTATAAATtgatttacatttttttttttctttatcaatatatttaatattatatatataaaacaaattggacaattaaaattaaaaattgtattttctataatttCTAAAAAGCTTTCATTAACTTCATTATTCTCATTATCTAGaagattataaattattgtgAATAATTTTAGcatgatattttttagtataCCATTAGGACacgattttttttcatttgctAACTCTTGATCTGTTAATATAGAATCAAATAGAAATTCAGTTTTAATtgtgttatttatttctggATTCTCTTTTATCTTTTCGATTTTGTTCTCAcccataatatttttatcaattatattgttcttattaatattttcgtCTTCAttcatcaaatatattttatagcaTCTACtcaacaaaaataatatgctttcaaaattaatacTATTTTGGTACTCTTTTGATAACTCtattataaaatcaaatataaaGGTGTTCCAGGTTCgtattgaaaaatatcttaaattatatataaaagtgTTTATTCCTTTTATAAATTCTTCTAAGACATTATTTCTCTTTTGTTTTAAGCAAAGTAATATAAGATTAAAATTTGGtaaatcatattttgtcatcatttttaacaatattaaaaaataattattcatattattttcaaaatattttccccATATTTCAATAAGTAATATCACACCGTCATTGTTTTTATCACACTCTattctttctttttccaatccttctttatttttgataatattgttCGAATATTTTCTATGATTTGTATCAGGTATGACCGAGTCGGTTATACTTCCATTTTTAACAATCGGATTTACTTCTACACCGCTTTTTGTGATTTTATAATcctctttttttgtttctaaCTCATGGGAAAACGTTGTTAATGCCTTGAAATAGGTCAATCCATTTTCTTCCAAAACTTGggtgatttttttttcactagtattaaatatagaacAATTAATAGATGCCTTcataaatgtatttataaatattgagATGGCTTCGTCTTTTATTGTTTCTTCTGTATCTGTTATAGCtgacaaaataatagttaTCCATAATTTCCCTATATATTCATCATTGCTAGCCATTAAGAACAGAATATTAACTGTTAATAAAACTTGTCTTCTTACAGATAAGATCGAATCAAAtgataaagaatataaataattagaaataaatattagaaatattttataatttaatttttgacTTATTAATGTTTCAAATATAACTTCAATATATTGTATTGTtaattttcttatattaCTTCTATGACTAAATATGTTAGaagatattattttatacatatttattttttcttttcttttattatatataaagttaCGAACaagattattattatgatgttttttatttgttaatattacTAATATAGACAATGCTTTTGATTTTACTACAATGTTTGGGTCTTCTAATCtttctaaaaataatcGAAATAATTtctcataaatattttcatttttatccgttttttttttttttattaatattaaaaataggtCTAATATCATATTCCGAATTTGGTATTTTTCACagttcatatattttaaaagtaaatttaaatatctAATCATCACTGATTCATAAGcaatataatacattttgtTATCAATCTCTAAAATactttttgttttgttcTTTATTCTGCTTACAGgacaatatttatttgtttctttttcgCTTTCATGACTGTCTGTTTGGCTATCAGCTATTTCtgattttccattttctcCCCCTTCTTCTTCATCTTCTTCTTCCCCTTCTGTCTCTGAATAAACGGAAGAATTACAATCGTCggatattttaaaagatgCTGTCGATTCCAATCGCTTTTTGctgatttttttcgtttttaaataattattatctaaatatttatctccattttttttattgtcttCCCCTTTAATATGCAACATAAACTCATCgtgtattattttcataacattatattttttttcaattcttctacaattattaattattatttttattagatCTGTAAATACAGTCTTTTCATACTTATCACTATtattaatgataaatatttcgATAAACGAAAAAACAGGATTACCTAAAAAGACAAAcattcaaatttattagaAATGTGTCtatataagcatatatatgtatgtatttcattttttagtCATTACATGCATTAAGAACTATTTTGTCTTCAGCATCCAAGTCGTCATccttaattttgtttattttggtTGTTCTTGTCATTTcgttatttaataaatacttttgtttttgtttatcattatataatacttGAGGTATAATTATTCTTATGCAACTattcaatatatttgtaaatagtaaaactattaaattattaatattgtttatttcttcaatagaatatatattttcagaattttttatatctttcaAAATAGATAAGATTTTtgcaaatattaaatttacaatttttacaaatatgtTTACATGAGGACCGATATCATATAATTCCacgtttatattatattcaaatcTAATATCATAACATTTCctcactatttttattaggtAATTTATACATAGTATATGAACTGAATGAATTAATGGATATTTCAATAAatctatataaaattttatgagCTCAAATATGCAgtttttactatttatgTTAACCAAATTACTTATGTCAAGATATTCTATGCTTTCATACAACagcataaatatgttttttaaaacgCCTATATCTTCAtctttaaaaagaaaatacatacatatgtatatatgacaCATCAATGGTATAATTTACACACACTAAAAAGACAATAATGAAATGAGATACATCTTTCTCtattttatacttttttctCATACCGCTTATGGATTGATCgttttccaattttttaattttcattatttctttatcgTTCAAATAGTGAGCGCATAATAAAaacctttttaatattccTTTTAGTGTGAAAAGCCGAaacatttgtttttttctttcaatATGCATCCACTGAAAATATTCAAGAAATAACCATGAAGAAGAGAAGTAAAGATACAACTATTTGTT
This sequence is a window from Plasmodium chabaudi chabaudi strain AS genome assembly, chromosome: 7. Protein-coding genes within it:
- a CDS encoding condensin-2 complex subunit D3, putative; protein product: MEKCNKRKLKEDVSNKSGNEHAGEKKQKTKIENKAINEKKLYNNLQIHNNVLIKFIKENEEKYGKLEKDENIYRKLKSKFLSLNISNVSIEHYDSFDYFEKNKIDFLLPELDNIVNSSNVDVLKGLSDVSFYPNYNETIRKRIVEWLVKERTKDTNTTDDAEQTSISYLSSMNILLTYLIYKNDNYSNYACLICLNMLKWMHIERKKQMFRLFTLKGILKRFLLCAHYLNDKEIMKIKKLENDQSISDEDIGVLKNIFMLLYESIEYLDISNLVNINSKNCIFELIKFYIDLLKYPLIHSVHILCINYLIKIVRKCYDIRFEYNINVELYDIGPHVNIFVKIVNLIFAKILSILKDIKNSENIYSIEEINNINNLIVLLFTNILNSCIRIIIPQVLYNDKQKQKYLLNNEMTRTTKINKIKDDDLDAEDKIVLNACNPVFSFIEIFIINNSDKYEKTVFTDLIKIIINNCRRIEKKYNVMKIIHDEFMLHIKGEDNKKNGDKYLDNNYLKTKKISKKRLESTASFKISDDCNSSVYSETEGEEEDEEEGGENGKSEIADSQTDSHESEKETNKYCPVSRIKNKTKSILEIDNKMYYIAYESVMIRYLNLLLKYMNCEKYQIRNMILDLFLILIKKKKTDKNENIYEKLFRLFLERLEDPNIVVKSKALSILVILTNKKHHNNNLVRNFIYNKRKEKINMYKIISSNIFSHRSNIRKLTIQYIEVIFETLISQKLNYKIFLIFISNYLYSLSFDSILSVRRQVLLTVNILFLMASNDEYIGKLWITIILSAITDTEETIKDEAISIFINTFMKASINCSIFNTSEKKITQVLEENGLTYFKALTTFSHELETKKEDYKITKSGVEVNPIVKNGSITDSVIPDTNHRKYSNNIIKNKEGLEKERIECDKNNDGVILLIEIWGKYFENNMNNYFLILLKMMTKYDLPNFNLILLCLKQKRNNVLEEFIKGINTFIYNLRYFSIRTWNTFIFDFIIELSKEYQNSINFESILFLLSRCYKIYLMNEDENINKNNIIDKNIMGENKIEKIKENPEINNTIKTEFLFDSILTDQELANEKKSCPNGILKNIMLKLFTIIYNLLDNENNEVNESFLEIIENTIFNFNCPICFIYIILNILIKKKKNVNQFIDKLKDKIHFFFEKIEIIPYNNVFCNILVTFIFLINHYKKQDTEFLTMASEKLKIVYENICKDKSSGNSETTIGGEDSGTLSRLDENIIMVKNCIYMAQCMLIIDKDVMNKNDFFLILERDLKNSNTSMNILNNLIILTYYMIKNFGSSCNKFVFNLVRFFKHENSFIRYLSFYMLSKLISEDYVKFNNQFFFGFLYLLADKNEIIRKQSLSVFKHIVLIYNKSNLINYMIDFIFVLNNFYSIKLSKHLAHIGNHFEIKNSEDRYKIYCLLIENLTNSEKFSFQQKLINEYLIQYVYDYDNYYFSDEHAKEKKGDDGINTRAKHNNIIPLNDEGNEGSVLKDVLLILSSRLMKIKIKKDFAKLEEKNKNIKIKNVESSVKVLNDLMKNILKKNTLPILLSLRAIMLKTKSFFFKYINNLIIYLCIDYKDSLEELIFEAHIRNEIFSDIQHFVYIDVIHSVHNNNDIFNKNSNINIDINFLELSQNQMIEHNLEKNMHNKNIRKKRNIHKKKNYDNSDDTSDNSGRSSDYEEVSNVLHGIHNRHQLSKNKKTKKNNNK
- a CDS encoding 3-oxo-5-alpha-steroid 4-dehydrogenase, putative; the protein is MKVILRKRNGKFIDCFDISPSTTVDKFKELFYIKYHYYPERQKWNLDNATGKTLVSGTLSEIGIKDGDILIFKDLGVQISWRLVYVIEYLGPILIFPFFYFCDKYIYSHSAKNKHIIQILSLWFLLFHFLKREFESLFVHRFSNATMPIMRVPINCGHYWILCGVNIGYYLFHPKYKPYNLGSKPHLVYYIFFVLLVLEFLNLKCHLILKNLRPRGTKTRGIPYGYGFNYISCANYFYESLIWIIFSLITNTLTGYIFCCVAITQMAIWALKKHNSYKKEFPHYPKNRKAIFPFVL